The window ccctaagccgccaccgggtcgtatatatatacatatatatatatatatatatatatatatatatatatatatatatatatatatatatatatatatatatatatatatatatatatatataNNNNNNNNNNNNNNNNNNNNNNNNNNNNNNNNNNNNNNNNNNNNNNNNNNNNNNNNNNNNNNNNNNNNNNNNNNNNNNNNNNNNNNNNNNNNNNNNNNNNNNNNNNNNNNNNNNNNNNNNNNNNNNNNNNNNNNNNNNNNNNNNNNNNNNNNNNNNNNNNNNNNNNNNNNNNNNNNNNNNNNNNNNNNNNNNNNNNNNNNNNNNNNNNNNNNNNNNNNNNNNNNNNNNNNNNNNNNNNNNNNNNNNNNNNNNNNNNNNNNNNNNNNNNNNNNNNNNNNNNNNNNNNNNNNNNNNNNNNNNNNNNNNNNNNNNNNNNNNNNNNNNNNNNNNNNNNNNNNNNNNNNNNNNNNNNNNNNNNNNNNNNNNNNNNNNNNNNNNNNNNNNNNNNNNNNNNNNNNNNNNNNNNNNNNNNNNNNNNNNNNNNNNNNNNNNNNNNNNNNNNNNNNNNNNNNNNNNNNNNNNNNNNNNNNNNNNNNNNNNNNNNNNNNNNNNNNNNNNNNNNNNNNNNNNNNNNNNNNNNNNNNNNNNNNNNNNNNNNNNNNNNNNNNNNNNNNNNNNNNNNNNNNNNNNNNNNNNNNNNNNNNNNNNNNNNNNNNGGTTGACGCCTGGCGTTCTACAAAGTCCAGGCCGGCTCAtataacgtgtccggctcggtaacttcctttacatgcctttctttacaagtctttcttacCCATGGCGATTTACAATCACGGGCCTCAAGccacctctgggcttgggcctactacaagtcTTATACTAAACCATCGCCTTGTATATTCACTTGAACTTTTAGTAACCCGCCATTAGGATTAACCCGGCCccttctgggcgggtcatacctaatagttatatccccaacagttttgGACAAAGGAGGCGAACACATTTGGATGTTGCAGTCAGCCGCTGGCGTCGGTGGGCTTTGTTGGGCTACCCATTTGTTCTACATATTTTTACTGGATTCCCAAATACGCCATAGACTTTTTTTCGTGGGTGGCATTTGTGGGACAAGTGGGATCCAATGTCGTTTACATCCTGAAAGTGAGGGCGAGGTGAGGATAAGGCTGGGTAGGTGAAAAAGTTTACAAAGTCTTTTACAACATATTAATGTGAAAGCGGTGATAGCCCTCAAAAGAAATGTGCAAGCGGTGATATCTcctaacaaacaaacaaaaaaacaaatacaAATGTCATCACGTAAGGTATTTTTTAAATGTGATTATTGGTCTTTTCTTTGTCATGTTGTTTTCTGTGTTCAACTAGTTTGGCTCATTTTTGCATACTGGTTTTGCTTGTTTTTGTATCATGACGACAAACTATGTCTGTACCCCAGGAGATGTTAAATTCATTGAATCAATCATGTCTTTCCCTAAGAAAATCAAGTTCGTGGACATTGAAGATGCCTTGTTATTAACCGATGAGTTAGAATGCCTTATAAAAGATGATAGTTCTTGCATGACGGTGTAAGACCAATCGCATAAACTTTGTACTTTGTAAAATAAACCCGTATGTAATATCTAATATCATAAATATATTAAATGTGAAATTAGAGGTGATAAATGTTTACATATTGCTCATGAGCATCTATCAGACAGGACGGATGAAAAGCTACATATTATTAGCATATTTGTATCTAACCAGATTAAAAAAAGATAGAAAAGGATATAGACCTACCAAAATATTATCACGTCATACAACATGTTAGTACTTGTGTACAACAAGATATGGTAGTCTCAACTCATTACAAGCATATAATGAATATTATTTTTAATCAATTCATATGTATAATGATTTATTGTTATTTATCTATTTGTGTCTACAGCTTATATGTTATTTACACCAGATGGCACGAACGCAATCAGCTAGTAAATATATGTTTCATCATCATAACATTCAAAATACATGTATTTGTTTTTGGTATCACTATATTTTCAATATAATATTAATTTAGAAAATTGCATGGATGTGTCTGGCGATTTTTTCCTTTATGCTTTGGTAGAACGGTAAAGAATGCATCCATTCGGTTTGCACAGTAAGTACTCTCCATTACACATTTAAGGTCTTTAACGTGGAGTATTCGTGATAAATACATATATTGCTTATGCATGATGGGTATGAGTTGACAAAGAAGTTTTTACTATACTTGCTCAAATATCGTGCGAATGAAATTGATATCGTGCAAGAATTTCTTAATCACATCATGTATATCTTAATTTGTAATGGATTTTTAGTTGGATCATTGTTCTATATGTATGCATCATcaatttctatttttatcattttacATTGCAAATGAAGTGGACTTCAATTATTACTCCATTGTGCATGTGCTATCTTTTCTCTACAAGTGAAAGTTAACATGCATAATATTTATATACAGATAGCAAAATATTTTAAAAGCCCGTAACAACACACGGGCATTCTACTAATATCACCAACTTGTCAACCTCACATGGATTGCGTTAATTTAATTTAGATCGATGTTTGAGACAGGACGAAACATGCTAAATCCCATATGAAATtagcaaaaaaaaacaaatataaTCAGGCCAACAGCCACCCAATCAAACCCCGTATGAATGTTCAGCTTCACCAGTTGAATAAACACAACAAAACTAATGAATAATGATATTCAGCTTTCACCATTTGCCCAAGTGATCAAATTGAATACACACTGCATAATAAATAAACATACGAAGACTGGTAGAAAGACCTAAGAAGCACGATACAACCATGACCCTGTTGCTGCCTATTTCCAATAAACAAGCTGGAAATGTTTACTTAACCAATGCAAAGTATGTCCAATAAACAAGCTGGAAATGTTTACTTAACCAATGCAAAGTATGTCGGCAACGGCCTGTCTCTAGCTCCATGATTGTGTATATGCTCCTGCGCCTTCCTGGTTAACAAGAATAAAGAAAATGCTCCAAACACAAACTCAAATCTAGAGTGCACACACCTCTGGACAAAATGCAGCACAATTTATCCAACATGATGATACCTAATCACAATCTCGTAACTTGCCAATACTCCATTGGTGCAACAAATGCATGTCAAATGGCATTCTGATCATGTGCGCACCTATGGCATGTTAAGGCGTTTAAGAATCTCAAGCAAAGGTTGGTACTTTCAGACAACCATGCCAAAAGTTGTTCCATAGGTAAATTATCAACCAGTTTGCTTCAGGACTGGCAATGTATTGGGTGTTATAATCAAGATACACTGCATTAGCTGATGGTCTCTGTGATTACACAATCTGTTTGGTTCAAGGAAGGTTTGTTTTCCCATTACAACACAGCTCTGACGCAGGATAGCTCAGGACGCctgaaaagagaagaaaagaagacCTCCGCTGGCTCCCCCAGATCCAGCACCAGAGCAAAACAAAACAAACGCAGATTGATCCAGAACCAACACAAAAAAGGCCAGATCGATGAACACAGACGCATACAGAGAAGATCTCTCCTGGTCCAGAGGCTGTTGGTACATCGATTGGCAAATGAATCCAAGATTTAGCATCCTGGATTCTATAGATTCGTCGGTGGGCGAAAGGAGACAGACAAGAGCAAGGAGGTTTCCAGCGCAGGTGCCTGCTGCGGCGTCATCGCTGCTGCTCAGGGTCTCTGGGCCTCAGGCCTCTTGGTGAGGAGAAGGTTGGGACAAGTGAGACGGCATGCGGTGTTATCCCAATCCAGCTGGGATGCTGTTATCCCAATCCATCTGGGATGGGCTCTTTTTGGGATTGTGCTATCCCAATCCAGCTGGGATGGGCCCTTTTTGGGATTGTGAAGCACCGTATCTGATTACAGGGTGACTGAAACACGAAACAACTGAATCAAACATGTGTATGGTATTCGCAAGCCAATGTAATCGGAAGACAGCAAAAATTCTCCTATATCCTgcacacattttgagctcattgatTTAGGATTTCAAGTTGTAAGTCATAGTGGTATCTCATGGTTACTGTTTGCAGACAGGAGCAAGTCTTGGTAATATTATTCTGAATTACTACTGCTAACAATGACAGTATGTATCAATGAAGGAATGCATATTTGCATGCAAGGGCAAGTAGCATCTCCTAAGTTTTGGATGGCGAATAGGGGACCAAGTCTCTCATACAAACTACTAAGCAGGTTTTAGGACAACAAATACAGAATCTTATATGTGACCTTCCAATACATAGGTTCAGAACATTTACGGCAGGGCATCACACACAGGCCCGGAGGAAAAGATAAAGAGTAAATGTATTCTACTAGGGAAATCAGAGGGTTTGTGGCATCCAGACAGGTCCTCTTAAGCAAAGCTTCCAGGTTGGGCCATACTCTCAGTCATCTGGTTTGGGTAGGGGCTCCAATAAGCAGGCTTCAAACTTCATTGGTCTTGGCTGTTTTCAGTAAAGGATTGGGCAGGGGTGCAAATGTGAAACGGACAGGTTCATCGGAAGAGAGCTGAGCTGGGTTCAATGTGTTTCAAAGGCAGATGTGGTTAGAAGCAAGTATTGACCATGTAGTCGCTATATACGTCTCAACACGCACAGCAACCATACCTGTTGGATTCAACAACCTGCATTTTAATAGCCATAGCGTTTTCCAGATGAAAGATAGGTAGAGCCAGATAACCTGATAAAGAATTTGCAAACAGTACCAAGTGAAAAATTACATATGGAATAAAGATAAGCCTACAAAGATAAAAATGGAATATCAAGTAAACTTGGCCTTGACCAAAGTTTGCACAAAATGACactccctccatctcataatataagatgttattacaaccaACATATGAGTACATTGGTTCTAATAACATCTTGTataatgggacagagggagtaatagaCAGCAATATATCGAGTGTAAAGAAACATTAATATTTTGGTTAAAAAATCCACGCCTATACATGTGCCGCTTAATTGTGATTAGGTGCTAGGCGACAGCAGAACAGCAACCGATTTATCGTACTAGCCATGTGCTTAATCGTCCCTAGGCATGCCGCTTAGGCAAAGTAGGCGCTAGAGGCAGAACTAGCAATTTACACTTAGTGCTTTTTTTAACATTTATTTCCCTACACAGAACTATGATCAACAACGTGAATATGTATACTGGGTGACTAAAAAAAAGTCATTCTTACCCGCTGCTGCCAGAACCACCACTGTAAGCACCATAGCCGCCTCCGTAGACCTAGAGATGGTTTCAGTTCGTATTGTGGGATAAGAAACCTGACAAAATGTCggcaggatttgcaatgaataaaaggGATGCTATACCTGGGAGCTGCCATAATTTGCATAACGGTCAACAGGAAGCACATCGTCTGATGCATGATATCCACTAGAATATGGATAATCGTGCCCAGCAGACTTATTGTCTCTGCTTAGATACTTTGGCTCATCGGACACACTAGCAGGCAAAGGGTGATATGGGATCACAGGTGGAAAACCTGATAAAGCACCTTCTCTTTCAAAGAAGTTGGCTTTCAGCCTTGTAGTTATTTGCACAAGAGCATGCCTTGCAACATCAAGATCTCCGCTGATCTGTTGTACATGACAATTACAACAGTAAATATTTTTTATGGCAACAAGGAGTCGTGAAACAAAGAACATCAGAAGTTAAAGTTGTTACCTGGACCATCTCTTCGTCGTCCGATGCTACTTTTGGAACATCCTCCTTCGAAATGATTCGTATGGTTGCTCTCGATGTTCTTCGTATCTCCGTAATGATTGAACCACCTTTGCCGATCAGGCACCCTATCCGTGATGTCGACACCAACAAACGTGTAGTATATGATGGCTCCCCCGATTCTGCATCAATTTTCTCACTGCATCTTGGCTGTAAACGGACTGTAGCATCGATTGTTGGAGAGACAGGATCTTCAAAGAACTGCATGGCACGGAAAATTAGAATTAATCAGGACCTGCTACTAAATATAAACATGGAAACGTATCAGGCAAAAACTGAAGAAGAGAGAAATTACCTCCTTTGCTGAAACTGTAATTATGCAGTCATCTTCAGCACTCGAACTATCCACTTTGATAAAAGCTCCAGATTCTTGCCTAATCTGTTTGATAATACCACCTCTTTTTCCAATTACACCTCCGACATTCGCCGCAGCACAAAGCACACGCAGGCTAAACTCTTTTGCAGAGCTCACCTCCCTCCGTTGTTGGTATATAGAAGGCCAATCTCCCACCATATCACCTTTGTATCGTCCATAAGGACTAACCATAGGAGTAATCCCTACAACTGGTGCAGTAGAGGAACTACCAAGGCGGGATCCCGCTGGAAAAGGTTGGGTTAAGCTGGACGCAAGGAGATGCTGTGACCTGGATGGGTTGCCATGGAGGCGAGATGACACTTGGAGAAGAGCTTTTCTAACTACCATCGGATCCCCAATTATCTAGTTTTAAAATGATAAAAAATGTTATATATTTATGATTTCAGTGACACTACAAAACAATACAGTATACACTGTATTAAACTAAATAAACTGAAGAAAATGTACCCATTTATTAAATGAACATGCCCGTTATTCAATTAATGAGTACAAATTTACAACCAGAGCATATGAAATACCTACTGCACATAAACAAGTAAACATTCGTTGtagtagatactccctccgttcctaaatacaaatctttttagagattctaatatagactacatacggagcaaaatgagtgaatctacactctaaaatacgtttatatacatccatatgtaattcatattgaaatctctaaaaggacttatatttaggaacggagggagtatttggtaaGACTACGGATACCACATGTCCACATGTACTATATAGAAGAGAGGATATACTTGCTATACGAGTATAGTAGTACACCTGTACATTTATTGCAGGAAAAAGCAGGAAAAATTGACTAACCAGGAGAAGTTCATCACCACTAGTAGCACATGCAGGAAGGTGTTCATTACTAAGAACACGTATTTGTGAACCAGTGTCGCTGCGGATTCCCTGGATGATATGCCCACCTTTTCCAATAATGCATCCAATCTGATCAGATGGCACAAGCAACCGAACAGTAAGTTGACCTAAACCCTCTTCATTTTCTTCGTTCACAGGACCATCATCTGTGGCAAGCTTCTCATGAACCCTAAAGAGAGCATCTTGAGCAGCGCAAACCTTATCTTCGGTATCTTCAATGGTATTAGTCTCCCTGCTTGAGCTAAATATTGTTATGACTCGGTCATCGCAGTTAGGTACACTCTCACCAATCCTAATCTTAGCTTGAGTATCGCTCCTCAGCTGTTTGGCAATTTCTCCACCCCTCCCAATTATACTCCCTATTTTCCTAGACGTGCAAAGGTAGCGATAGACAGTGTCATCTGGACCaggagcatatgtatcatcaccagGATTTCTTCTCTTGCCACCTCCATTTTCAGCATAATCAGACTGCCGCTTTCCATGACTGTTCCGGTGCCCAGGCCCGACCATGATCTAAAAGCAGAGACAGAATAGTCAGCAACATAGAATACCGTGAGAACCAAATACAAACTTAAATAAAAATTCTTCAACGGCAGTAATAACACAGCATGTCAT is drawn from Triticum dicoccoides isolate Atlit2015 ecotype Zavitan chromosome 4A, WEW_v2.0, whole genome shotgun sequence and contains these coding sequences:
- the LOC119285779 gene encoding RNA-binding KH domain-containing protein RCF3-like, with the protein product MVGPGHRNSHGKRQSDYAENGGGKRRNPGDDTYAPGPDDTVYRYLCTSRKIGSIIGRGGEIAKQLRSDTQAKIRIGESVPNCDDRVITIFSSSRETNTIEDTEDKVCAAQDALFRVHEKLATDDGPVNEENEEGLGQLTVRLLVPSDQIGCIIGKGGHIIQGIRSDTGSQIRVLSNEHLPACATSGDELLLIIGDPMVVRKALLQVSSRLHGNPSRSQHLLASSLTQPFPAGSRLGSSSTAPVVGITPMVSPYGRYKGDMVGDWPSIYQQRREVSSAKEFSLRVLCAAANVGGVIGKRGGIIKQIRQESGAFIKVDSSSAEDDCIITVSAKEFFEDPVSPTIDATVRLQPRCSEKIDAESGEPSYTTRLLVSTSRIGCLIGKGGSIITEIRRTSRATIRIISKEDVPKVASDDEEMVQISGDLDVARHALVQITTRLKANFFEREGALSGFPPVIPYHPLPASVSDEPKYLSRDNKSAGHDYPYSSGYHASDDVLPVDRYANYGSSQVYGGGYGAYSGGSGSSGLSGSTYLSSGKRYGY